The proteins below come from a single Halostagnicola larsenii XH-48 genomic window:
- the smc gene encoding chromosome segregation protein SMC: MYIKALVLDGFKSFGRKTKIPFYEDFTVITGPNGSGKSNIIDAVLFALGLARTRGIRAEKLTDLIYNPGHEDGDNSGGPREATVEVVLDNSDGTLERSQVVNAAGSDDVGDCEEVRIRRRVKETEDNYYSYYYLNDRSVNLSDIQDLLAQAGVTPEGYNVVMQGDVTEIINMTPYNRRGIIDEIAGVAEFDAKKEDAFEELEVVQERIDEAELRIEEKRERLSQLEDERQTALRYRRLRREKEEYEGYRKASELEEKREELENVQDRVEGLEDDLEDLQRELDERQGKVVRLQEDLEDLNAEIERKGEDEQLRIKSEIEEVKGDISRLEDKIESSEEQIESAESDRREAFVQIDRKQEQVEDLTSEMREHKLEKASIKSEIQERETEREELQAEIDAVDTEYDEVKAELQERKETLEEEKTEKNDLQREQDRLLDEARRRSNAISEKEETIEETEVELPELESQRSDLERELEKAEKNRQSIEGVVDDLKGEKRRLQDDLDDLDDDIQAKQAEYAELEANAGESGDSSFGRAVTTILNSGIDGLHGAVAQLGTVPGEYATACETAAGGRLANVVVDDDVIGQQCIEYLKSRNAGRATFLPITKMRERNLPSAPSDPGIVGFAYNLVDFDDQYAGIFSYVLGDTLVVEDIETARSYMGDYRMVTLDGDLVEKSGAMTGGSRKGSRYSFSGGGKGQLERVAKEITELQDERESVREELRGVEDRLDDARDRQTDANDEVRSIESKLEGIEESREDLEDDIDRLEDELEELREERESVDERMTEISGDIEDQQAEIAEIESDIDELEAELADSKIPELTAQIDDLDEEIDEREDKIDDLDGKLNELELEKQYAEDAIEDLHDDIETAQNRKAEHEEKIESFEESIEDKRDVLADKREAVEELEEELTELKEDRRELKEELGEAKTARDQQQDRVNTVESKLEDNRERAGDLEWELEALEEEVGDYDPEDVPDHETVLEMIDLLEADMEALEPVNMLAIDEYDEVRTDLENIEEGRNTLVEEADGIRERIDQYESQKKQTFMDAYESIAEHFTDIFEKLSEGTGSLHLENEEDPFEDGLTMKAQPGDKPIQRLDAMSGGEKSLTALAFIFAIQRHNPAPFYALDEIDAFLDAVNAERVGQMVDELAGDAQFVVVSHRSAMLDRSERAIGVTMQQNNVSAVTGIDLNSEEVPADD; this comes from the coding sequence ATGTATATCAAGGCGCTCGTTCTGGACGGTTTCAAGAGCTTCGGCCGCAAGACGAAAATTCCGTTTTACGAGGACTTTACGGTTATCACCGGCCCGAACGGCTCCGGGAAATCGAACATCATCGACGCCGTCCTCTTCGCGCTGGGGCTCGCTCGGACCCGCGGCATCCGCGCCGAGAAGCTCACCGATCTGATCTACAATCCCGGCCACGAGGACGGCGACAACAGCGGCGGCCCGCGCGAGGCGACCGTCGAAGTCGTCCTCGACAACTCCGACGGCACCCTCGAGCGCTCGCAGGTGGTCAACGCGGCGGGCAGCGACGACGTCGGCGACTGCGAGGAGGTTCGCATCCGCCGGCGCGTCAAGGAAACCGAGGACAACTACTACTCCTACTACTATCTGAACGACCGCTCGGTCAACCTCTCGGATATTCAGGACTTACTCGCACAGGCCGGCGTCACCCCGGAAGGGTACAACGTCGTCATGCAGGGCGACGTGACCGAGATCATCAACATGACCCCCTACAACCGGCGGGGGATCATCGACGAGATCGCCGGCGTCGCCGAGTTCGACGCGAAAAAGGAAGACGCCTTCGAGGAACTCGAGGTCGTCCAGGAGCGGATCGACGAGGCCGAACTTCGGATCGAGGAAAAACGCGAACGATTGTCCCAACTCGAGGACGAGCGCCAGACCGCCCTGCGATACCGACGGCTCCGCCGCGAGAAAGAGGAGTACGAGGGCTACCGGAAGGCCAGCGAACTCGAGGAGAAACGCGAGGAACTCGAGAACGTTCAGGACCGGGTCGAGGGGCTCGAGGACGACCTCGAGGATCTCCAGCGCGAACTGGACGAACGGCAGGGGAAAGTCGTCCGCCTGCAGGAGGATCTCGAGGATTTGAACGCCGAAATCGAGCGCAAGGGCGAAGACGAGCAGCTGCGCATCAAAAGCGAGATTGAGGAGGTCAAAGGCGACATCTCCCGGCTCGAGGACAAGATCGAATCCAGCGAGGAGCAGATCGAGTCGGCCGAATCCGATCGGCGCGAGGCGTTCGTCCAGATCGACCGCAAACAGGAGCAAGTCGAGGACTTAACGAGCGAGATGCGCGAGCACAAACTCGAGAAGGCCTCCATCAAATCCGAGATTCAAGAACGCGAGACGGAACGCGAGGAGCTACAGGCCGAGATCGACGCTGTCGACACGGAGTACGACGAGGTCAAGGCCGAATTACAGGAGCGAAAGGAAACCCTCGAGGAGGAAAAAACCGAGAAGAACGACCTCCAGCGCGAGCAGGATCGCCTGCTCGACGAGGCGCGTCGGCGCTCGAACGCCATCAGCGAGAAAGAGGAGACGATCGAGGAGACCGAAGTCGAACTCCCCGAACTCGAGAGCCAGCGCTCGGACCTCGAACGCGAACTCGAGAAGGCCGAAAAGAATCGCCAGAGCATCGAGGGCGTCGTCGACGACCTCAAAGGCGAGAAACGCCGCCTACAGGACGACTTAGACGACTTAGACGACGACATTCAGGCCAAGCAGGCCGAGTACGCAGAGCTCGAGGCCAACGCGGGAGAAAGCGGCGACTCGTCGTTCGGACGCGCCGTCACGACGATTCTCAATTCGGGGATCGACGGCTTACACGGGGCGGTCGCCCAGTTAGGGACGGTGCCGGGCGAGTACGCAACGGCCTGTGAAACCGCCGCAGGTGGTCGGCTCGCGAACGTCGTCGTCGACGACGACGTGATCGGCCAGCAGTGTATCGAGTACCTCAAATCGCGCAACGCCGGCCGGGCGACGTTCCTCCCGATCACGAAGATGCGCGAGCGAAACCTGCCGAGCGCGCCCTCGGATCCGGGAATCGTCGGCTTCGCGTACAACCTCGTCGACTTCGACGACCAGTACGCCGGCATCTTCTCGTACGTCCTCGGCGACACGCTCGTCGTCGAGGATATCGAGACGGCTCGCTCGTACATGGGCGACTACCGGATGGTCACCCTCGACGGCGACCTCGTCGAGAAAAGCGGCGCGATGACCGGCGGCTCCCGAAAAGGATCGCGATACTCCTTCTCCGGCGGCGGCAAGGGCCAACTCGAGCGCGTCGCAAAGGAGATCACCGAGTTGCAGGACGAACGCGAATCGGTTCGTGAGGAGCTTCGCGGCGTCGAGGATCGACTCGACGACGCGCGAGACCGCCAGACGGACGCCAACGACGAAGTGCGGTCGATCGAGTCGAAACTCGAGGGCATCGAGGAGAGCCGGGAGGATCTCGAGGACGACATCGACCGCCTCGAGGACGAACTCGAGGAGCTACGCGAGGAGCGCGAGTCCGTCGATGAGCGGATGACCGAGATTTCGGGCGACATCGAGGACCAACAGGCCGAGATCGCGGAGATCGAGTCCGATATCGACGAACTCGAGGCCGAACTCGCGGACTCGAAGATTCCGGAACTCACGGCGCAGATCGACGACCTCGACGAGGAGATCGACGAGCGCGAGGACAAGATCGACGACCTCGACGGGAAGCTCAACGAACTCGAACTCGAGAAGCAGTACGCAGAAGACGCGATCGAGGACCTCCACGACGACATCGAGACGGCCCAGAACCGCAAGGCCGAACACGAGGAGAAGATCGAGTCGTTCGAGGAGTCCATCGAGGACAAACGCGACGTCCTCGCGGACAAACGCGAGGCGGTCGAGGAACTCGAAGAGGAGTTGACCGAACTCAAAGAAGACCGCCGCGAACTCAAAGAGGAACTCGGCGAGGCCAAGACGGCCCGCGATCAACAGCAAGATCGGGTCAACACCGTCGAGAGCAAACTCGAGGATAACCGCGAGCGGGCCGGGGACCTCGAGTGGGAACTCGAAGCGCTCGAAGAGGAGGTCGGCGACTACGATCCCGAAGACGTTCCGGACCACGAGACCGTCCTCGAGATGATCGACCTGCTCGAGGCGGACATGGAAGCCCTAGAGCCCGTGAACATGCTCGCGATCGACGAGTACGACGAGGTTCGGACCGATCTCGAGAACATCGAGGAGGGCAGGAACACGCTGGTCGAGGAGGCGGATGGCATCCGCGAGCGGATCGACCAGTACGAATCCCAGAAGAAACAGACGTTCATGGACGCCTACGAGTCGATCGCCGAGCACTTCACGGACATCTTCGAGAAGCTCTCGGAGGGGACCGGCTCGTTGCACCTCGAGAACGAGGAGGACCCGTTCGAGGACGGGCTGACGATGAAGGCCCAGCCGGGCGACAAGCCGATCCAGCGTCTGGACGCGATGTCCGGCGGGGAGAAGTCCTTGACCGCGCTCGCCTTTATCTTCGCGATCCAGCGACACAACCCCGCGCCGTTCTACGCGCTCGACGAGATCGACGCCTTCCTCGACGCGGTCAACGCAGAACGCGTCGGCCAGATGGTCGACGAACTCGCGGGCGACGCCCAGTTCGTCGTCGTCTCCCACCGTTCTGCGATGCTCGATCGCTCCGAGCGGGCGATCGGGGTGACGATGCAACAGAACAACGTGAGCGCGGTGACGGGCATCGACTTGAACAGTGAGGAGGTGCCGGCGGATGACTGA
- a CDS encoding segregation and condensation protein A, giving the protein MTDGEGPNERESEAKSDSADDSSDDDIPLQIAGHEDRDRSSDPGDDVFSFSEDPSDGASSAESAAADGSAQTIAASAGEDEEEVEPVELLVQLAKDGEIDPWDIDIVAVTDKFLEVLDEADLRTSGRALFYASVLLRMKSDELFAPDEPEEEELPPWEAPFADEGPVEDHEPGFDPIESLEAEMDRRLERKSARGKPETLDELVRELRDAERGTWWKESRSYDTSDSPSGYGRGMQELSYHSGDDFRVDDEPTADDVTNTTHEEDIEAVIEDVESVLETQYENGREEVLYAEIDETGGSRVMTYLALLFLAHRGAVVLEQDELFGDLWIQRAGVEAEPSEAIAD; this is encoded by the coding sequence ATGACTGACGGCGAGGGGCCGAACGAGCGTGAGTCCGAAGCCAAATCCGACTCCGCCGACGATTCGTCCGATGACGACATTCCGCTGCAGATCGCGGGTCACGAAGACCGCGACCGCTCGAGCGACCCCGGGGACGACGTTTTTTCGTTCAGCGAGGACCCATCGGATGGAGCGTCCTCAGCGGAGAGCGCCGCAGCCGATGGGTCGGCTCAGACTATCGCTGCGTCGGCGGGCGAGGATGAGGAGGAAGTCGAGCCCGTCGAACTGCTTGTCCAGCTCGCCAAGGACGGAGAGATCGACCCGTGGGACATCGATATCGTCGCGGTGACCGACAAGTTCCTCGAGGTGTTAGACGAGGCGGACCTGCGAACCTCGGGCCGGGCGCTGTTCTACGCGAGCGTTCTCCTGCGGATGAAAAGCGACGAACTGTTCGCGCCCGACGAGCCCGAAGAGGAGGAGCTCCCGCCGTGGGAGGCCCCATTCGCCGACGAGGGGCCCGTCGAGGACCACGAACCCGGCTTCGACCCCATCGAGAGCCTCGAGGCCGAGATGGACCGTCGCCTCGAGCGCAAATCCGCCCGCGGCAAGCCGGAGACCCTCGACGAACTGGTTCGCGAACTCCGTGATGCGGAACGCGGTACCTGGTGGAAAGAATCCCGAAGCTACGACACCAGCGACTCGCCGAGCGGCTACGGTCGGGGAATGCAGGAGCTGAGCTACCACTCGGGTGACGACTTCCGCGTCGACGATGAGCCGACAGCGGACGACGTGACCAACACCACCCACGAGGAGGACATCGAAGCGGTGATCGAGGACGTCGAAAGCGTGCTCGAGACCCAGTACGAAAACGGCCGGGAGGAAGTGCTCTACGCCGAGATCGACGAGACCGGCGGCTCTCGAGTCATGACCTACCTCGCACTGCTGTTTCTGGCCCACCGCGGGGCCGTGGTTCTCGAGCAGGACGAACTGTTCGGCGACCTCTGGATTCAGCGCGCTGGCGTCGAAGCCGAGCCGAGCGAAGCGATCGCGGATTAA
- a CDS encoding GntP family permease, with product MLSMPLQVVDFAHSPLITFLIGLLTVVALLVWLDLPAFIGLILSAFTVGVVNTIFVDDFAPADAGSQVATAFGDNMAGIGIPILMAAVIGKSMLESGAAQRIIRGFQNVLGKENSDVSLLGSSSFLAIPVFFDSVFYLIAPLARSMRARLGRDYTLFIVVVGAGAATAHVFVPPTPGPLAVSAELGTDLGTTIALGIATAIPVLFVGLLYGRWINARLDIPLRDTMSTTTEELEEVANKSTSNLPGILESSAPVLLAVVLIASLTVVDGFQEAIPALGTIEPVAVFLGNKNVALTVAAIAAAYTFMRQNDLSRSEWSDELTEALKSGGNIAAITAAGGAFGALLAASGIGDYLANGLEGIGIGLLITAWLIAAIVRIAQGSATAAMLTAAGIMAPLTGQLQVHPAYMVMVIGAGANIFSWYNDSGFWLVKEIGGLTQVETLKTWTVLTTLISVSGLLISLILSTLVPLA from the coding sequence ATGTTGAGTATGCCGCTCCAGGTAGTCGACTTCGCGCATAGTCCGTTGATAACGTTTCTTATTGGCCTCCTCACTGTCGTGGCGTTATTGGTGTGGTTGGATCTCCCTGCCTTTATCGGCTTGATACTCTCGGCATTTACTGTTGGCGTAGTCAATACGATCTTCGTCGACGATTTTGCTCCGGCAGATGCTGGTTCACAGGTTGCGACTGCGTTCGGGGACAACATGGCGGGCATCGGGATTCCCATCTTGATGGCGGCTGTCATCGGGAAGTCGATGCTCGAAAGCGGGGCTGCACAACGCATCATCCGGGGGTTTCAGAACGTCCTCGGGAAGGAGAACTCAGACGTATCGCTGTTAGGGAGTAGCTCCTTCCTTGCAATTCCCGTCTTCTTCGATAGCGTCTTTTACCTGATCGCGCCCCTCGCACGATCGATGCGCGCCCGCCTGGGGCGTGATTACACGCTGTTCATCGTCGTCGTCGGGGCGGGTGCAGCGACGGCGCACGTATTCGTTCCCCCGACGCCGGGTCCGTTAGCTGTCTCCGCAGAATTGGGTACTGATCTGGGTACGACGATCGCCCTCGGGATCGCGACTGCGATCCCCGTGCTCTTCGTGGGACTTCTCTACGGGCGGTGGATCAACGCCCGATTGGATATTCCGCTCCGGGACACGATGTCGACGACGACCGAGGAACTCGAAGAGGTTGCAAACAAATCGACTAGCAACCTCCCGGGCATACTCGAGTCGTCCGCTCCGGTTCTCCTCGCAGTCGTCCTCATCGCTTCGTTGACGGTTGTCGATGGCTTCCAGGAAGCGATTCCAGCGCTCGGAACCATCGAGCCGGTTGCCGTCTTCCTTGGGAATAAGAACGTCGCGCTCACGGTCGCTGCGATCGCGGCGGCGTACACCTTCATGCGGCAAAACGACCTGTCCCGCAGCGAGTGGTCCGATGAACTCACGGAAGCGCTCAAAAGCGGCGGAAACATCGCAGCGATCACCGCTGCCGGTGGTGCCTTCGGTGCACTCCTCGCGGCTTCCGGTATCGGGGACTACCTTGCGAACGGACTGGAGGGCATCGGGATCGGCCTCTTGATCACCGCCTGGTTGATCGCCGCGATCGTTCGCATCGCACAGGGATCGGCGACGGCCGCAATGTTGACCGCAGCCGGCATTATGGCACCGCTTACGGGGCAGCTACAGGTCCACCCGGCCTACATGGTGATGGTCATCGGTGCCGGTGCTAACATCTTCTCGTGGTACAACGACTCCGGCTTCTGGCTGGTGAAAGAAATCGGCGGGCTCACGCAGGTAGAGACGCTCAAAACGTGGACCGTCTTGACAACATTAATATCCGTGTCTGGGTTGTTGATCTCGCTAATCCTGTCGACGCTCGTCCCCCTCGCATAA
- a CDS encoding DoxX family protein, translating into MADSTRSSEPPSTLGRALYGGILAYMAIDGFKNNDKRVAAAREKGVPVPDLLVPFVTGMLFVANLGILLWKFPRASAGALIVFFLGTTPSIHDFWTMEGEQRQANKINFLKNVALLGGAVMLLEAANRDD; encoded by the coding sequence ATGGCCGATTCCACCCGCTCGAGCGAGCCGCCGTCGACCCTCGGAAGAGCGCTCTACGGCGGCATCCTCGCGTATATGGCGATCGACGGCTTCAAAAACAACGACAAGCGTGTCGCGGCCGCTCGAGAGAAGGGCGTTCCGGTCCCGGACCTCCTCGTACCGTTCGTCACCGGCATGCTGTTCGTGGCGAACCTGGGAATCCTGCTCTGGAAGTTCCCACGGGCCTCGGCCGGCGCGCTCATCGTCTTCTTCCTCGGGACGACGCCGTCGATCCACGACTTCTGGACCATGGAGGGCGAGCAGCGCCAGGCGAACAAGATCAACTTCCTGAAAAACGTCGCTTTGCTTGGAGGAGCGGTCATGCTGCTCGAGGCGGCGAATCGAGACGACTAG
- a CDS encoding WD40/YVTN/BNR-like repeat-containing protein gives MSVLIGTDDGLFRVDDLPFDRGEPERVLECDVVTAVKSWDHAEGVFVASSTGAYRSRDGGTTWEDLEVPLGDRFWHAGESEVWSILATADGALYAGTNDPYLYRSVDDGGTWTELTGFRDLPSRGHWESPIDPHYARLRALEAVPGRPERLIAGVEAGGIHLSNDGGQTWHDRRDAIVDDVHQILPISEDVWLATTGYLDHELENLGLGHAVGAGGLYRTTDAGDTWTRLDTGNDFSYIRCVFVHDGTVFFCGGEEAPPAWVEDDHEAALFESTNFGRDFDRVPYPGEPHEIVETWDVYDGDVICGSGLFDVPDQRDDVEGRLMRRDDTGEYHTVGRVEANVSRLEVI, from the coding sequence ATGTCAGTATTGATCGGTACAGACGACGGCCTGTTTCGGGTCGACGACCTCCCGTTCGACCGCGGGGAACCAGAGCGGGTGCTCGAGTGCGACGTGGTCACGGCCGTGAAATCGTGGGACCACGCCGAGGGCGTCTTCGTCGCGTCCTCGACTGGCGCGTATCGCTCACGCGACGGCGGGACGACGTGGGAAGACCTCGAGGTCCCGCTGGGTGATCGCTTCTGGCACGCCGGCGAAAGCGAGGTGTGGTCGATTCTGGCGACGGCCGACGGAGCGCTCTACGCGGGGACGAACGATCCGTACCTCTATCGCTCGGTCGACGACGGGGGGACGTGGACCGAACTGACGGGCTTTCGCGACTTGCCGTCTCGAGGTCACTGGGAGTCACCCATCGATCCCCACTACGCACGACTGCGGGCGCTCGAGGCCGTCCCCGGCCGTCCGGAGCGGTTGATCGCCGGCGTCGAGGCCGGCGGCATCCATCTGAGCAACGACGGGGGCCAGACCTGGCACGATCGACGGGATGCCATCGTCGACGACGTTCACCAGATCCTCCCGATCTCCGAAGACGTCTGGCTCGCGACGACGGGGTATCTGGACCACGAACTCGAGAATCTCGGACTCGGCCACGCGGTCGGCGCGGGCGGGCTCTACCGGACGACCGACGCCGGCGACACCTGGACGCGTCTGGACACCGGGAACGACTTCTCCTACATCAGGTGCGTGTTCGTCCACGACGGCACCGTCTTCTTCTGCGGCGGGGAGGAGGCCCCGCCGGCCTGGGTCGAGGACGACCACGAGGCGGCGCTGTTCGAGTCGACGAACTTCGGACGGGATTTCGATCGAGTTCCGTACCCCGGCGAACCACACGAGATTGTCGAAACCTGGGACGTCTACGACGGCGACGTTATCTGCGGCTCGGGCCTGTTCGACGTGCCCGACCAGCGCGACGACGTGGAGGGCCGACTCATGCGCCGGGACGACACCGGCGAGTACCACACGGTCGGCCGCGTCGAGGCGAACGTCAGCCGCCTCGAGGTGATCTAA
- a CDS encoding TatD family hydrolase has product MTPPDPTKRPTDATHLEEGPDLPTELLNLPWIDVHNHAHTLSWEDRERYALSGCESMVMVASGYHWTPYKPVRASDVRFLWDDAVNRRAAIERGHFFEANLGLGIHTGVRIENPDELLEAMADYCDLEEVVAVGETGVTPAQHVEAWDVAEQRAVVQAQMELADAHDLPVLLHTPNQSGDSSRTYRSGIGVPGYEKNTELSTEPVLEGDNPALEAVKLDVQAMHGAGIDDDRVVASHADRNNTDYLMENTDCYLSYTIGHSWLIGVDAADVADMIDEYGPDRIMIDTDCANVLRTDPFALKRAIFELYRYGIDEDAIRKVVLENPRDVFGIGG; this is encoded by the coding sequence ATGACACCACCAGACCCGACGAAGCGACCGACCGACGCGACGCATCTCGAGGAGGGACCAGACCTCCCGACGGAACTGCTCAACCTCCCCTGGATCGACGTCCACAACCACGCGCACACGCTCTCGTGGGAGGACAGGGAGCGTTACGCGCTCTCCGGGTGCGAGTCGATGGTGATGGTCGCCTCCGGCTACCACTGGACGCCCTACAAGCCCGTCAGGGCCAGCGACGTCCGCTTTCTCTGGGACGACGCGGTGAACCGGCGGGCGGCCATCGAGCGCGGTCACTTCTTCGAGGCGAACCTCGGACTGGGCATCCACACGGGTGTTCGCATCGAGAATCCCGACGAACTGCTCGAGGCGATGGCCGACTACTGCGATCTCGAGGAGGTCGTCGCCGTCGGCGAAACGGGCGTGACGCCCGCCCAGCACGTCGAGGCGTGGGACGTGGCCGAACAGCGCGCCGTCGTGCAGGCCCAGATGGAACTCGCGGACGCCCACGACCTCCCGGTGCTCTTGCACACCCCGAATCAGTCCGGCGATTCGAGCCGAACCTACCGGTCCGGCATCGGCGTTCCGGGCTACGAGAAGAATACGGAACTGAGTACGGAGCCGGTTCTCGAGGGCGATAATCCGGCGCTCGAGGCCGTCAAACTCGACGTGCAGGCGATGCATGGCGCGGGAATCGACGACGACCGCGTGGTCGCCTCGCACGCGGATCGAAACAACACCGACTACCTGATGGAGAACACGGACTGCTACCTGAGCTACACCATCGGCCACTCGTGGCTGATCGGCGTCGACGCCGCGGACGTCGCCGATATGATCGACGAGTACGGCCCCGATCGGATCATGATCGACACCGATTGCGCGAACGTGCTCCGGACGGATCCGTTCGCGCTGAAGCGAGCGATCTTCGAACTCTACCGGTACGGCATCGACGAGGACGCGATCCGCAAAGTCGTGCTGGAGAACCCGCGCGACGTGTTCGGTATCGGCGGCTGA
- a CDS encoding fumarylacetoacetate hydrolase family protein: MRIGQYRTTDASQPWCGVSTTDGTVISLSEAGSSAGIGIPRATTDLLADWRWRRKAELALEYATETGTGAYDADEVTRLEPISDPNKVVCVGLNYRDHAEEGDNPIPDEPVLFSKFPTAVTGPESTVSWDPDLTEKVDYEAELVAVIGREARRVSADEALEHVAGYLVGNDVSARDLQHGDGQWVRGKSLDTFAPIGPDLVTTDEVNDPHDLEIWAEVNGERLQESTTGNLIFGIDELVSFCSQAFTLEPGDLVFTGTPPGVGVYREPPVLLEEGDSVTIGIEEVGELTNTCAYL, encoded by the coding sequence ATGCGAATCGGACAATATCGAACGACGGATGCGAGCCAACCGTGGTGTGGCGTATCGACGACCGACGGGACCGTCATCAGCCTCTCCGAAGCGGGCTCGAGCGCCGGCATCGGGATACCTCGAGCGACGACAGACCTCCTCGCCGACTGGCGGTGGCGACGGAAGGCCGAACTCGCCCTCGAGTACGCAACGGAGACGGGAACGGGCGCGTACGACGCCGACGAAGTGACGCGACTCGAGCCGATTAGCGACCCGAACAAGGTCGTCTGCGTCGGGCTCAACTACCGCGATCACGCCGAGGAGGGGGACAACCCGATCCCGGACGAGCCGGTCCTCTTCTCGAAGTTCCCGACGGCGGTTACGGGGCCCGAGAGCACCGTCTCCTGGGATCCGGATCTCACCGAAAAGGTCGACTACGAGGCGGAACTCGTCGCCGTGATCGGGCGCGAAGCGCGTCGAGTTAGCGCGGACGAAGCGCTCGAGCACGTCGCGGGTTATCTGGTCGGCAACGATGTGTCGGCGCGGGACCTCCAGCACGGCGACGGCCAGTGGGTCCGCGGGAAGAGCCTCGATACGTTCGCGCCGATCGGTCCGGACCTCGTGACGACCGACGAGGTCAACGATCCCCACGACCTCGAGATCTGGGCCGAGGTAAACGGCGAGCGACTGCAGGAGTCGACGACCGGGAACCTCATCTTCGGCATCGACGAACTGGTTTCGTTTTGCAGTCAGGCGTTCACGCTCGAGCCGGGCGATCTGGTCTTCACCGGCACGCCGCCGGGGGTGGGCGTCTACCGGGAGCCGCCGGTGTTGCTCGAGGAGGGAGACAGCGTAACCATCGGTATCGAGGAGGTCGGCGAACTGACGAACACCTGCGCGTATCTGTAG